In Gemmatimonadota bacterium, the following are encoded in one genomic region:
- a CDS encoding RluA family pseudouridine synthase yields the protein MKRLPDEWEGSFVETVVPASQSQWRLDRYLSETDLPVTRSRIQRWIRSGAVSVNSVVVEKCGHGVSEGDVVAVTIPETPPSTAEPEPIPLDIVYEDEALLVVNKAAGMVVHPACGHAHSTLVNALLHHCGSLEQFDDPVRPGIVHRLDKDTSGLMIVAKREDAHAFLSRQLAERRIKRGYTGLAWGRFAEPSGTIDAPVGRHPRFRQRMAVVEENRGRRAVTHYRVSESMEDGSLLALALETGRTHQIRVHLAHLGHPVIGDPVYGGRHKRLAGTAPRRRPKLKKMLDVLRRQALHASELEFIHPFSGRPHSFKATLPDDMKQAVVMLSDSTCTTGP from the coding sequence ATGAAGCGCCTTCCGGATGAATGGGAGGGATCCTTCGTCGAGACCGTGGTGCCCGCCTCGCAGTCCCAGTGGCGACTGGACCGTTACCTGTCGGAGACGGACCTGCCGGTAACCAGGTCGAGAATACAGCGCTGGATCCGGTCCGGCGCAGTTTCGGTCAACTCGGTCGTCGTGGAAAAGTGCGGCCACGGGGTTTCCGAAGGCGACGTCGTCGCCGTGACCATACCCGAAACCCCTCCCTCGACCGCGGAGCCGGAGCCCATCCCACTGGACATCGTCTACGAAGACGAAGCGCTCCTGGTGGTGAACAAGGCGGCGGGCATGGTCGTGCATCCGGCCTGCGGTCATGCGCATTCGACGCTGGTAAATGCCCTGTTGCACCACTGCGGAAGCCTGGAGCAGTTCGACGATCCGGTCCGGCCGGGTATCGTACATCGCCTGGACAAGGATACGTCCGGTCTGATGATCGTGGCCAAACGGGAAGACGCCCACGCGTTTCTCTCCCGCCAGTTGGCCGAGCGGCGCATCAAACGTGGCTACACCGGCCTGGCATGGGGCCGTTTCGCCGAACCCTCGGGTACGATCGACGCGCCAGTCGGACGGCATCCCCGGTTCAGGCAGCGGATGGCCGTGGTGGAGGAAAACCGCGGCCGCCGTGCCGTCACCCATTACCGCGTGAGCGAATCCATGGAGGACGGGTCGTTGCTGGCCCTGGCGCTGGAAACCGGCCGTACGCACCAGATCAGGGTTCATCTTGCCCACCTGGGCCATCCCGTCATCGGCGATCCGGTATACGGGGGACGGCACAAGCGGCTGGCCGGCACGGCGCCCCGGCGCCGCCCGAAGTTGAAAAAGATGCTGGATGTCCTGCGGCGGCAGGCGCTGCATGCATCCGAACTGGAGTTTATCCATCCCTTCTCGGGCCGGCCCCATTCTTTCAAGGCAACCCTGCCCGATGACATGAAACAGGCTGTCGTCATGCTGTCAGACAGTACGTGTACGACCGGCCCCTGA
- the lspA gene encoding signal peptidase II, giving the protein MSGLKALAKPAVVCAGILILDQITKIAVQQGMALHQSYPLLGEVVQLTYIRNPGAAFGITLGGRWFYLVLSVIACAVMIYYLFRLPPVERWGRYAVMSILGGAIGNLIDRAAYGAVTDFIDIGVGAYRWPVFNVADSAITIGIILLFTRLSAINRILNDEAPSG; this is encoded by the coding sequence ATCTCCGGACTGAAAGCTTTGGCAAAGCCGGCCGTCGTCTGCGCCGGTATCCTGATCCTGGACCAGATTACCAAGATCGCCGTTCAGCAGGGGATGGCGCTTCACCAGTCCTATCCCCTCCTGGGGGAAGTGGTCCAGTTAACGTACATTCGGAATCCCGGAGCCGCGTTCGGCATCACCCTCGGCGGCCGCTGGTTCTACCTGGTGCTGTCGGTCATCGCCTGCGCGGTCATGATCTACTACCTGTTCAGGCTTCCCCCCGTCGAGCGGTGGGGACGGTATGCCGTGATGAGCATACTGGGCGGCGCGATCGGCAATCTGATCGATCGCGCGGCCTACGGCGCGGTTACGGATTTCATCGATATCGGGGTGGGAGCGTACCGATGGCCCGTATTCAACGTGGCGGACTCCGCCATCACCATCGGGATCATCCTCCTGTTCACGCGACTGTCCGCCATCAACCGGATATTGAACGATGAAGCGCCTTCCGGATGA
- a CDS encoding TraR/DksA family transcriptional regulator: MTGEDLKRFEKLLLEKRETLLHELGYFGNKTINSAARDVAGSYPFSEHPADQGTESMEQEQAYDLASREGRFLFHIDEALERIKNGAYGLCYVCNGEIGKARLEAVPHARMCIECKSKEERGLI, encoded by the coding sequence ATGACGGGTGAAGATCTGAAACGCTTCGAAAAGCTCCTGCTCGAAAAACGCGAAACGCTGTTGCATGAGCTGGGCTATTTCGGAAACAAGACGATTAACTCCGCGGCGCGCGATGTCGCGGGCAGTTATCCCTTTTCGGAACACCCGGCGGACCAGGGTACCGAATCGATGGAGCAGGAACAGGCCTATGACCTCGCCTCCCGCGAGGGTCGATTCCTGTTTCATATCGACGAAGCCCTGGAGCGCATCAAGAACGGCGCCTACGGACTTTGCTACGTATGCAATGGAGAAATCGGCAAGGCCCGGCTCGAGGCCGTACCCCACGCCCGTATGTGCATTGAGTGCAAGTCCAAGGAAGAACGAGGTCTGATCTAA
- a CDS encoding DivIVA domain-containing protein — MDISPEEIRERKFKTRWVSGYDMDEVEAFLNSAAGALEDLANENESLRTRMAEMDSELSDVGRRRKLLEDALVSAQKVIHDMKANAMKEAENVLKDAENKADRWISDANNQVAEIKRELGALTTLRKDYEVKFRILLESHQEQLDAMRSMDRESGEQPAPGSARQPRPG; from the coding sequence ATGGACATAAGCCCGGAGGAAATACGGGAAAGGAAATTCAAGACGCGCTGGGTCAGCGGCTACGATATGGATGAAGTGGAAGCGTTTTTGAACAGTGCCGCCGGCGCGTTAGAAGACCTTGCGAATGAAAACGAATCGCTGCGGACCAGGATGGCGGAGATGGACAGCGAGTTGTCCGATGTGGGCCGGAGGAGGAAACTGCTCGAGGACGCGCTCGTATCCGCGCAGAAGGTCATTCACGACATGAAGGCCAATGCGATGAAAGAAGCGGAAAACGTATTGAAAGATGCGGAGAACAAGGCGGACCGGTGGATCTCCGACGCGAACAACCAGGTCGCTGAAATCAAGCGGGAACTGGGCGCGCTCACCACGTTGAGGAAGGACTACGAGGTCAAATTCAGGATTCTGCTCGAGTCCCACCAGGAGCAACTGGACGCCATGCGGAGCATGGACCGGGAAAGCGGCGAGCAACCGGCGCCGGGCTCCGCACGGCAACCCCGGCCAGGCTGA
- a CDS encoding YggT family protein encodes MGLIEFIINIYMLAFGLRLFMPAASPFSENPIQRGLYTATEPVLRPIRQVIMRGEPRFDWSPVFAIIALVIVRGFLVTTVMGVPLSTSLAAGMLDVFDFVVRVLAILFLGAFFISIESPFAFSQSGHMMHNIAHFFLAPIRRFTGYRIGRPDVSALLGIVLLGVLHGLVLYQAGAMVAQAAGTPAEMILESIVYVIDFIFDVLFIVILVRAVLSFFNPDTGNALFQILILFSDPILAPIRRILPSTYGIDFSPLIAILILRFIQVSLLPLLLRI; translated from the coding sequence ATGGGACTGATCGAATTCATCATCAACATCTACATGCTGGCCTTCGGACTCCGCCTGTTCATGCCCGCCGCGAGCCCCTTCAGCGAGAACCCGATCCAGCGGGGACTGTACACGGCGACCGAACCGGTGCTTCGGCCCATCCGCCAGGTGATCATGCGCGGCGAACCGCGTTTCGACTGGTCACCCGTCTTTGCCATAATCGCCCTCGTGATCGTGCGGGGATTCCTGGTGACGACCGTCATGGGCGTGCCTCTGTCCACTTCCCTGGCCGCCGGAATGCTGGACGTATTCGATTTCGTGGTGCGGGTGCTCGCCATCCTGTTTCTCGGCGCTTTCTTCATATCCATCGAATCTCCGTTCGCGTTCAGCCAGTCCGGACATATGATGCACAACATCGCCCACTTCTTCCTGGCCCCGATCCGCCGATTCACCGGCTACCGGATCGGACGGCCGGACGTGTCCGCACTGCTGGGCATCGTACTGCTTGGCGTTCTGCACGGTCTCGTACTGTACCAGGCCGGAGCGATGGTGGCACAGGCCGCCGGCACTCCGGCGGAAATGATCCTCGAGAGCATCGTCTACGTGATCGACTTCATTTTCGACGTGCTCTTCATCGTGATACTCGTACGCGCGGTGCTTTCGTTCTTCAACCCGGACACGGGCAACGCGCTTTTCCAGATACTCATTCTTTTCAGCGATCCCATTCTGGCGCCGATCCGCAGGATCCTGCCGTCGACGTACGGCATTGATTTTTCGCCGCTGATCGCCATTCTGATACTGAGGTTTATCCAGGTGAGTCTCCTGCCCCTGTTACTGCGGATCTGA
- a CDS encoding YggS family pyridoxal phosphate-dependent enzyme, with translation MSTIKENLVRVYDRISRAAARAGREASTIQLIAVSKTKPLSMIEEARRAGVTDFGENRVQEALEKIRQDDGANWHLIGPLQRNKARFAVRVFDMIHSVDRLSLGQELDRRLQAAGRTMPVLIQVNTSSEETKAGVEPDRALELAEQLSVLPGLSVRGLMTIPAFTPDPEDARPAFRLLRETRDRIASAGIAGVGMDVLSMGMSHDFEVAIEEGADTVRIGTAVFGARQA, from the coding sequence TTGTCCACGATCAAAGAAAATCTGGTCCGGGTGTACGACCGTATATCCAGGGCTGCCGCGCGAGCCGGCCGTGAGGCCTCGACCATTCAGCTTATCGCCGTATCGAAGACCAAGCCCCTTTCGATGATCGAAGAGGCCAGGCGGGCCGGTGTCACGGATTTCGGTGAGAACAGGGTCCAGGAAGCGCTCGAGAAGATCCGCCAGGACGACGGTGCAAACTGGCACCTGATCGGTCCGTTGCAGCGCAACAAGGCCAGGTTCGCCGTGCGGGTTTTCGACATGATTCACTCCGTCGACCGCCTTTCCCTTGGCCAGGAACTCGACCGGCGGCTGCAGGCCGCGGGCAGGACCATGCCCGTATTGATCCAGGTCAATACGTCGTCGGAGGAGACGAAGGCCGGCGTGGAGCCGGACCGCGCACTGGAACTCGCGGAGCAGTTGTCCGTGCTGCCCGGATTGTCCGTAAGGGGACTGATGACGATCCCCGCGTTCACACCCGATCCCGAAGATGCCCGGCCCGCTTTCCGGCTGCTCCGTGAAACAAGAGACCGCATCGCTTCCGCCGGGATCGCAGGCGTGGGTATGGACGTACTCTCCATGGGCATGTCCCATGACTTCGAGGTAGCCATCGAGGAAGGCGCGGACACGGTCCGCATCGGTACGGCCGTTTTCGGTGCGCGCCAGGCATGA
- a CDS encoding YifB family Mg chelatase-like AAA ATPase, producing MLSRVSSGAVQGIEAIPVVVETHITNGLPHFSTVGLPDSAVRESKDRVVAAIKQSGFTYPYRRITVNLAPADVRKAGTSFDLPIAVGILAASAQLPAQSLEDTILLGELSLDGTLRPIRGALPVALAAHRLGARRLIVPNENAKEAAMGGGIDVYGVPSLESAVHFLQGRKRFERSRHEAGPMLSSGADYPFDFSIVKGQDHAKRAIEVAAAGSHNLLLIGPPGSGKTLLARCVPSVLPDFTLEEALETTQIHSVAGKIPPFTPLVTTRPFRAPHHTITEAGLIGGGSIPRPGEVSLAHNGVLFLDELPEFRKHVLELLRQPLEDGKVNLSRVSRSLSYPARFTLVAAMNPCPCGYLGDPGRECTCPPARIHQYMSRISGPLLDRIDLHVEVPPVPYADLGGRSGGEPSRRARDRINRARERQLPRFANRPGAFGNAHMTPRELRRYCGLDGRAHDLLRNAIARLGLSARAYDRVLKVARTISDLAGEETIGAEHVAEAIQYRSLDRSKWMDH from the coding sequence TTGCTATCACGTGTATCGAGCGGCGCCGTGCAGGGGATCGAAGCGATTCCCGTGGTGGTGGAAACCCACATCACCAACGGCCTTCCTCATTTTTCGACCGTCGGACTGCCGGACAGCGCCGTGCGGGAGAGCAAGGACCGCGTCGTGGCCGCCATCAAGCAGTCCGGTTTTACCTATCCGTACCGGCGTATCACCGTCAACCTGGCCCCCGCGGACGTGCGCAAGGCGGGTACTTCCTTCGACCTGCCCATTGCCGTAGGCATTCTCGCCGCGTCGGCACAGTTGCCGGCCCAGTCGCTTGAAGACACGATCCTGCTGGGCGAGCTGTCACTGGACGGCACGCTCCGGCCGATCCGGGGCGCGCTGCCCGTTGCGCTCGCCGCACACCGCCTCGGCGCGCGCAGGCTGATCGTTCCGAACGAGAACGCGAAAGAAGCTGCAATGGGCGGCGGTATCGACGTTTACGGCGTGCCGTCCCTGGAATCCGCGGTCCACTTCCTCCAGGGCCGTAAGCGATTTGAACGGTCCCGGCACGAAGCCGGGCCAATGCTTTCTTCCGGTGCGGATTATCCCTTCGATTTCTCCATCGTCAAAGGACAGGATCACGCCAAGCGCGCCATCGAAGTGGCCGCCGCGGGATCTCACAACCTGCTGCTCATCGGTCCACCGGGTTCCGGCAAGACGCTGCTCGCCCGCTGCGTGCCGTCCGTACTGCCCGATTTCACGCTGGAGGAAGCACTGGAAACGACCCAGATTCACAGTGTAGCGGGGAAAATCCCGCCCTTTACCCCTTTGGTCACCACCCGGCCCTTCCGGGCTCCTCACCACACCATCACGGAAGCGGGCCTGATCGGCGGCGGGAGCATACCGAGACCCGGAGAGGTGTCTCTCGCCCACAACGGCGTGCTCTTTCTGGACGAGTTGCCTGAATTCCGGAAGCATGTGCTCGAATTGCTCCGGCAGCCCCTTGAAGACGGCAAGGTCAACCTGTCCCGCGTTTCCAGGTCCCTTTCCTATCCCGCGCGATTCACCCTGGTCGCGGCCATGAATCCGTGCCCTTGCGGATACCTCGGCGATCCGGGCCGCGAATGCACCTGTCCGCCGGCCCGGATACACCAGTACATGTCCCGGATATCGGGTCCGCTGCTCGATCGGATCGATTTGCACGTCGAGGTGCCGCCGGTACCGTACGCGGACCTCGGCGGCCGTTCCGGTGGTGAACCTTCACGCCGCGCCAGAGACCGGATCAACCGGGCCAGGGAACGACAGTTACCGCGTTTTGCCAACCGTCCAGGCGCTTTTGGAAACGCGCACATGACACCCCGTGAACTGCGCCGTTACTGTGGATTGGACGGCAGGGCCCACGACCTGTTGCGGAACGCCATAGCCCGTCTGGGTCTTTCCGCCAGGGCCTACGATCGCGTCCTGAAAGTCGCCCGGACCATCAGCGACCTGGCCGGCGAGGAAACGATAGGTGCCGAACATGTGGCCGAAGCCATACAGTACCGGTCCCTGGACCGCAGCAAATGGATGGATCACTGA